TTTGTTACATCCAAAAATTAAAAAAATGAAATTATATCCTATAGAAACCGGCAATTTTAAACTCGATGGTGGTGCCATGTTTGGCGTTGTTCCCAAAACTATTTGGAACAGAACCAATCCTGCCGACGAAAATAATCTGATTGATATTGCCGCAAGATGTCTGCTGATTGAAGATGGAAACCGATTAATTTTGATTGATACCGGAATGGGAAACAAGCAATCCGAAAAGTTTTTTGGATATTATTCGCTTTGGGGAACGCATTCTATGGATAAATCGTTGGCAAAATATGGATTTCATCGTGATGATGTTACCGATGTTTTTATGACGCATTTGCATTTTGACCATTGTGGTGGAAGTGTGCAATGGAACCAAGACAAAACGGGTTATGAACCTGCTTTTAAAAACGCAAAATTTTGGAGTAACGATAAACATTGGGAATGGGCCACAAAACCTAATGTTAGAGAAAAAGCCTCCTTTTTATCCGAAAACATTTTGCCAATGCAAGAAAGCGGACAATTGCATTTTATAACCAGACCCGAAGGTGATTATTTAACACAATCTGAGCTGGGATTTGGGATTTTCTTTGCCGATGGTCATACCGAAAAACAAATGCTTCCACACATTCAATATCAGGATAAAACCATTGTTTTTTGCGCAGATTTATTGGCCACAGCCGGACACATTCCTATTCCTTATGTGATGGGTTATGACACACGACCACTTTTGACGATGGACGAAAAAACAAAATTTATGACTGCTGCTGCCGAAAATAATTACTACTTATTCTTGGAACACGATGCGCATAATGAAATTATAACTGTCGAAAAAACAGAGAAAGGCGTTCGACTAAAAGACCGATTTTCTGCCGAAGAACTATTAATGTAGTGTTAATCATTTCATTTTTATAACAAAAAAACATACTTTAGTCGCATATTTAACATTTTTAAAACTTGTACATGAATAGCATTAAACCTTTCTACATTTCTGCGATTGCTATGTTGGCTTTGGCAGGATGTGGTGCATCAAAACAAATTGCCACAACAGCAACTCCCGCTGTAACTGCTCCCGTAATTATCAAAAAAGTGGCGCCTATTGCTGATATTGACTTAAAACGCTGGAGCCATTTAGACCTAGCCAAAGATACAATTCCCGGAATGAGCGTTGATAAAGCATATGCTGAATTATTGAAAGATAAAAAAGGAATTAAAGTAATTGTTGGTATAGTAGATTCGGGTGTTGATATTGAGCACGAAGATTTAAAATCAGTAGTTTGGACTAATGCCAAAGAAATTCCCGCTAACGGAATAGATGATGATAAAAACGGTTACATCGATGATATTCACGGATGGAATTTTCTGGGAGATGCTGTAAACGAAAACTTAGAAATGACCCGAATTATCAAAAAAGCCGATGACGGATCTGCCACATACAAAGAAGCTAAAAAAGTATATGACGAAAGATACAACAAAGCTTTGGAGGATAAAAAACAAGTCGATTTTATTGTAAACACCAATCAATCTATTCAAAATTACTTGAAAAAAGACGTTTATACGGTTGAAGATTTGAATGCAATTGTTACGACAGACAACGATTTGAATAAAAATAAAATGATAATGACTCAAATCCTTTCTCGCTCAGGAGCAGGAATTTTTGACGAAATCAAAGAATACAGAGAATATGTATATGACAATTTTGATTTTAAATTAAATAAAGAATTTGAAGGTCGAAAAATTGTAGGCGACAACCCAGAAGATATTGAAGACAGAAAATATGGAAACAATATCGTTTTTGGTCCCGATAAAGAAAAAGCACTTCACGGAACACACGTTGCCGGTATTATAGCACAAGTTCGCAACAACAATTTGGGTGGTGACGGTGTGGCAAATCATGTTGAGATTATGGCGGTAAGAGCCGTTCCTAACGGAGATGAATACGACAAAGACATTGCCTTGGCCATACGTTACGCTGTAGATAACGGAGCAAAAGTAATCAACGGAAGTTTTGGTAAAAATTTTTCCCCTAATAAAGAATGGGTTTTTGATGCTATAAAATATGCCGGGAAAAAAGATGTTTTACTTGTTTTTGGATCTGGAAATGACGGAAATAATATTGATTTAGACGTGAATTCTAATTTTCCAAGAGATTCTAAAGACAATAAAACCGAATTTGCAAGCAACGTACTGTCAATAGGCGCCTTGACTGATGTATATGGTGAAAGTGTAATAGCACCTTATTCAAATTATGGAAAATTAAATGTAGATGTATTTGCGCCAGGTTCCGAGATTTACGCCTCAGTGCCTAACAACAAATACAAATATTTACAAGGAACTTCTATGGCTTCGCCAAATGCGGCTGGAGTTGCGGCATTAATCCGTTCGTATTATCCAAAATTATCGGCCAAAGAAGTGAAACAAATCCTAATGGACTCAGGAACTCCGCTTCCGGCAACAGTTGCTTTGGGAGAATCACAAGAAAAAAAATCAGTTGCTGAAACCTCAAAATCAGGAAAAATGATCAATGCTTATGACGCATTGCTTATGGCTGAAAGAATGTCAAAAAAATAAATTTAAACTATTAATCTATTGGAAGGGCTTTTGTCCTTCCATTTTTTATTGAAAAAAAGATGAGAAAATTACTTTTACTGGCTTTTATCGCCCTTCATTCCGGTTCGCTTTTTGCGCAAAGCACAACATACTGGCAACAACACGTTGATTACAAAATGGAAGTTGCTATGGATGTAAAAACCTATCAATACAAAGGCAATCAGGAACTGGTTTACACCAATAATTCTCCGGATACCTTAAAGAAAGTCTATTATCATTTATTCAACAACGCGTTTCAACCCGGCAGCGAAATGGACGCCAGAATACAAAGCATCAAAGACCCGGATTCAAGAATGGTTAATAAGGTGAAAGTTGATGGTAAAGAGGTCAAAGAAAGCCGAATCAAAACGTTGAAACCAAATGAAATTGGGTATTTACGAATTTCAAACTTCAAACAAGACGGAGTTGTTGCCACTGCTAAAGAAGTGGGAACCATC
This region of Flavobacterium lacustre genomic DNA includes:
- a CDS encoding MBL fold metallo-hydrolase translates to MKLYPIETGNFKLDGGAMFGVVPKTIWNRTNPADENNLIDIAARCLLIEDGNRLILIDTGMGNKQSEKFFGYYSLWGTHSMDKSLAKYGFHRDDVTDVFMTHLHFDHCGGSVQWNQDKTGYEPAFKNAKFWSNDKHWEWATKPNVREKASFLSENILPMQESGQLHFITRPEGDYLTQSELGFGIFFADGHTEKQMLPHIQYQDKTIVFCADLLATAGHIPIPYVMGYDTRPLLTMDEKTKFMTAAAENNYYLFLEHDAHNEIITVEKTEKGVRLKDRFSAEELLM
- a CDS encoding S8 family peptidase, which codes for MNSIKPFYISAIAMLALAGCGASKQIATTATPAVTAPVIIKKVAPIADIDLKRWSHLDLAKDTIPGMSVDKAYAELLKDKKGIKVIVGIVDSGVDIEHEDLKSVVWTNAKEIPANGIDDDKNGYIDDIHGWNFLGDAVNENLEMTRIIKKADDGSATYKEAKKVYDERYNKALEDKKQVDFIVNTNQSIQNYLKKDVYTVEDLNAIVTTDNDLNKNKMIMTQILSRSGAGIFDEIKEYREYVYDNFDFKLNKEFEGRKIVGDNPEDIEDRKYGNNIVFGPDKEKALHGTHVAGIIAQVRNNNLGGDGVANHVEIMAVRAVPNGDEYDKDIALAIRYAVDNGAKVINGSFGKNFSPNKEWVFDAIKYAGKKDVLLVFGSGNDGNNIDLDVNSNFPRDSKDNKTEFASNVLSIGALTDVYGESVIAPYSNYGKLNVDVFAPGSEIYASVPNNKYKYLQGTSMASPNAAGVAALIRSYYPKLSAKEVKQILMDSGTPLPATVALGESQEKKSVAETSKSGKMINAYDALLMAERMSKK